CGCCTTCAAGGACATGTGCATCGTCGGGAACATCGGCCATTTCGACAACGAGATCCAGGTCGGCGCGCTGCGTAACCTGAAGTGGACGAACGTCAAGCCGCAGGTCGACCTGATCGAGTTTACCGACGGCAAGCGCATCATCCTCCTGTCCGAGGGGCGCCTGCTCAACCTCGGCAACGCGACGGGCCACCCGTCCTTCGTGATGTCCGCCTCCTTCACCAACCAGACGCTGGCGCAGATAGAGCTGTTCACCAAGGGCGATGCCTACGCCAACGAAGTCTACGTGCTGCCCAAGCACCTGGACGAGAAGGTGGCGCGGCTGCATCTCGGCAAGCTGGGCGCACGCCTGACCGAGTTGAGCGTGGAGCAGGCCGACTATATCGGCGTGTCGCCGCAGGGCCCCTATAAGGCCGAGCATTACCGCTACTGACGCATTCGTTGCCGGGCAGGCTACGGAAGCGATTCCATCTGCCCGCTTGACGCTCTAGACTTGGGCGAATCGAGCCGGGGTGCACGCCCCGGCGGGGACGCTCGAGGGGACTGCGAATGCAGGGTGAAACGCAGGCGGGACAACTGGCGGGTTCCGCCAGCCCGGAGATGATTCTCGCGCTTGCGGTGGCCGCCCTGTTCCTGGCCGGCGCCCTGCTGATCGCCGTCTGGCACATGCGCCAGCGCGCCCGCCTCATGGCCGATGCCGACAGGCTGCGCGGAGAACTCGCCGACGCCCACGGCCTGGCCGACATCCGCGCCGGCATCATCGCCGCGACCGACCAGCGTATCGTGGCCTTTGCCGGCCGCGACACGCCCGAGGTGCTCGGCAGCCTGCCGCGGGAATACGAGGCCCCGCGTGAGGCCGCCGCCTTCCTGTCGTTCCGGGACTGGATGCCGGCCTATGACGCGATGGCGCTGGAACGCGAGATCGACCGGCTGCGCGCCAGCGCGGAAAGCTTCCGCCGCGAAGTCGAGCTGGCCAACGGCCGGCCGCTGGAAGTGGCCGGCCGCACCGTCGGGGCGCTCGCCGTCGTGCGTTTCACGCCCCTGTCCGGCATGCGCGAGGAGCTGGCAACCCTGCGCATCGAACGGCAGCGCACCACCGCCACGATCGAGACCATGCAAAGCCTGTTCGACGCCGCGCCCATGCCCATGTGGCTGCGGGCGCGCAGCGGCGTGCTGGTGTGGGTGAACACCGCTTTCGCCCGCAGCGTCGAGGCGGACAGCGTCGACGAGACGGTGGACCGGCAGGTCGAGTTCTTCAATGCCCAGGATCGAGCCGCAATCGCGCAATCGGTTGCCGGAACGGGTGTGTTTCGCGGCGGGCTGACCGCGGTGGTGGAAGGCGACAGGCGCAATTTCGACGTCATCGAGGCGGCGGGCCCGCTCGGCTCGGCCGGCCTTGCCTCGGACGTGTCCGCCGTCGAGGCGGTGCGCCGCGAATTGAAGGCGACGTTGCGCAGCCATTCCGAGACGCTCGACCACCTGACGACGGCGGTGGCGCGCTTCGACGCCAAGACCCTCCTGACCTATTACAATGCCGAGTTCCAGAAGCTCTTCGACCTTTCGGAATCCTACCTGGACGGCAAGCCCGATCATGTCGCCATCATGGACCAGTTGCGCACGCGCGGCATCATGCCGGAAGACAGGCCGCTGCGCGACCTGAAGGACGAGATCCTGGCCGCCTACCGCGCCACGCGCCCCACCGACGCGCTGTGGCATCTGGCCGACGGACGCACGCTGCGCGTCTTCGCCAGCCCGGAGCCCCAGGGCGGCGCGACATGGGTGTTCGAGGATCTGACCGAGAAGTTCCAGCTCGAAAGCCGCCTCAACTCGCTGGTCCGCCTGCAGGGCGAAACGCTCGACTATCTGAAGGAGGCGGTCGCCGTGTTCGGCCAGGATGGCCGGCTGCGCCTGTCCAACCCGACCTTCGCGGAAATGTGGGGCCTCTCGCGCGATTTCCTGGCCGCCAAGCCGCACATCCGCTCCTTTGCCAAGGCGACGCCCTTTCCGCTGCGCAAGGGGGTGGCGGGATCGCCGTCCTGGGAGCTGTTCGCCAATGCGGTGACGGCCTTCGACGAGGGTGCGCGCCTGACCGAAAGCGGCGAGTTCGAACTGGAGGACGGCCGTACCCAAAGCTACGGCATCGTGCCGCTGCCCAACGGCCAGACCATGCTGACCTTTTCCGACGTTTCGGTGGCGCGCCAGGCCGCGCGCATGCTGCGCGAGCGCAACGAGGCGCTGGAGGAAGCGGACCGCCTGAAGAACGATTTCGTCCAGCATGTCAGTTACGAGCTGCGCTCGCCGCTGACCAACATCATCGGCTTCTCGGCGCTGCTGCGATCCCTGGACACCGGCCCGCTGACGGAGCGCCAGAGCGAATATCTGGATTACATCATCACCTCGACACGGGCGCTGATGACCATCGTCAACGATATTCTGGACCTCGCCTCCATCGATGCCGGCACGCTGCAGCTCGACCTGTCCGACGTCGACATCGCGCGCACGGTCGAGCAGGCCATCGAGGCGGTCGAGGACAGGACGCGGCAGGGCGATATCGAGATCGAGACCGACCTTGCGGCGGGCAGCACGTTCCGCGCCGATGGCAAGCGGGTTGTACAGATCCTGTTCAACCTTTTGTCCAATGCGGTCAATTTCTCTCCCGCCGGGGGCGTCGTGCGGTTGACGGTGCGGCGAGACGGCACCGATACGCTTTTTTCCGTAACCGATGAAGGACCGGGCATGTCGCCGGAAACCGTGACCAAGGCGTTCGAGCGCTTCGAGCAGAATGCGGCGGGGGCCCGCAAGTCGGGCGCCGGCCTGGGCCTGTCCATCGTCAAGAGCTTTGTCGAGTTGCATCAGGGCGAGGTGGAGATTACCTCAAGCGCCGGCTCCGGAACCGTCGTGACCTGTCGTTTCCCCAAATTGCACGAGGCCGCGCATTGATGGTGACAGTAGACCCCGGCCTGATCGTCCACCTGCCGGACGAAGCCGCCGCCCATGCCTTCGCGCAGGATCTGGCGGCCATCCTGCGTACAGGCGACGTCGTGGCGATGACCGGAGACCTCGGCGCCGGCAAGACGACGCTGGCGCGCGCGCTGATCCGCCAGTTGGCCGGCGAGCCCGACCTGGAAGTCCCCTCGCCGACCTATACGCTGACGCAGACCTACGAGACGGCGCCCAAGGTGACGCATTTCGACCTGTATCGCCTGGCCGATGACAGCGAGCTGGACGAGCTCGGCTTCGAGGAAGCCGCCGAAACCGGCATCGTGCTGGTGGAGTGGCCCGAGAGGGCGCGCCAGGTGCTGGAAGAGGCAAACCTGACGATCGCACTGCGCATCGCGCCGGACGGTGGCCGCGACGCCACCCTGTCCCCCACGCCCGAACTCGCGCTTAGGCTGGCGCGCAGCCTGGCGATCCGCCAGTTTCTGGTCGATGCCGGCTTCGACGGGGCGCACCGTATGCCCTTTCCGGCCGACGCCAGCATGCGCCGCTACGAGCGCGCCACCCATGACGGCCGATCGATGGTGCTGATGGACGCGCCGGCGCAGCCGCCGGGCCCGGCGATCCGCGACGGCCGCGCCTATACCGAAATCGCCCATATCGCGCGTGACGTCCGCCCCTTCGTCGCCATTGCGGAAGAACTTACTGCACGCGGCTTCACCGCGCCGCGAATCCTTGCGGCCGACGTTCCTGCCGGGCTCGTCCTTCTCAGCGATCTCGGCGTCGAGGGGATCGTCACCCCGGACGGCGTGCCGATCCCCGCGCGCTACGAAGCGAGCGCCCGTGCGCTGGCGCTGCTGCATGCCGAGGACTTCACCGGGCCGATCGAGACGCGGCACGGTTTCGCCTGGGCGATACCGCCATTCGACAGGCCGGCATTGGCCATCGAGGTGGAGCTTCTTGCGGACTGGTACTGGCCCCGGCAGCACGGCGAGCCCATCCCCGACGCGAAGCGGGACGCGTTCCGCGCTGCTTGGTCGGCCACGTTCGACGCCCTCGAAGGCGCGCGCCGCGGCCTGGTGATGCGCGATTTCCATTCGCCGAACATCCTGTGGCAGGCGGCGGAAGACGGGCCCCGGCGGATCGGCCTCCTGGACTTCCAGGACGCCATGATCGGGCCGGTCGCCTACGACCTCGCCTCCCTGGCGCAGGACGCGCGCGTGGATATGCCGCTGGAGCTGGAAGAAGCGGTTTCGGCCGCCTATCTGGAAGAGGCGCTGGCCATCGACCCGGCCTTCGACGCCGAGATGCATGCCGCGCAATACGCGATCATGGCGGCGCAACGCGCGACCAAGCTGCTCGGACTGTTCGTGCGGCTGCACGAACGTGACGGCAAGCCGCAATACCTGCGTCACATTCCACGTATTCAGACCTATCTGAACCGATCGCTCGCGCATCCGGCCAATGCGCGGCTGAAGGCGATCTACGATGACTGGGGCGTTACCGGCGCCTGGCGGACGACAGACGAGACATGACACGACAGACGATGCACCGGCCGAAGACGGCCATGATCCTGGCGGCCGGAATCGGCAAACGCATGCGGCCGATCACCGCCACGATTCCCAAGCCGCTGGTGGAAGTGGGTGGCAAGGCTCTCATCGACTACGGAATCGAGGCGCTGCTGCGCAACGGCGTCGACCACCTGGTCGTCAACGTTCATTACCTGCCCGATCTCGTGCGGGCCCATATGCGCAAGCGCCGCGACGTGCGCGTGGACATCTCCGACGAAAGCGACGCCCTTCTGGAAAGCGGCGGCGGCATCGCCAAGGCCCTGCCCCTTCTGGGGCCGGATCCGTTCTACGTCATCAACTCGGACACATTCTGGGTCGAGGGCTACCGCGACAATCTCGACCTCATGGCCGCGATGTGGGACGACAGGACCATGGACGTCCTGCTGCTCATCGCCGACATGAAGCGCGCGACGGGCTACGACGGACGCGGCGATTTCGTCATGGATGTGGAGGGACGGCTGACCCGCGTCGACGAGCGCGACATGTCGCCCTTCATCTATGCCGGGGCCGCCATCATCCACCCGCGCGCCTTCGACGGCTTCGGCACCGAGCGCTATTCGCTCAACCGCGTCTTCGACCGCGCCATCGAGAACCGCCGGCTGTTCGGCGTGCGTCTCGACGGGCTGTGGCTGACGGTCGGCACGCCCGACGCCATCGGCGCCGCCGAGCGGGTGCTCGTCGCCAGCGCGGCGTGACGGCGATGGATGGGCGGGCCTTGCGCGTTTTTTCCATTCCGCCGCGCCTGCCCTTCCTGCCGACCCTGGCGAAAGAGATTCTCGGCGGCCGGATCGTGCCCGGCATGGCCGCAGGTACCGGCGACCCGCTGGCGCTCGCGGCCCTGACGATCTATGTGCCGACGCGGCGCGCCGGACAGACTCTCGCCGCCGCGCTGGCAGCGGAACTGGGCGGGGTATCGGCCATCCTCCCCCGCATCCGCACCCTCGGCGAAGAAGACGAAGCCGCCGGCTTCCGGCCGGATGGCCCGTCCACCCTTCTGCCTGCCATGGAGCCGTTGCACCGCCGCCTGCTGCTGGCGCGCCTGATCCGTTACTGGAAAACGCAACTGGCCGGCGCCTCCCTCGACGTCCTCGGCGAGGAGGAACTGGTGCTCCCCGCCTCGGCGGCGGACGCCGTTTGGATGGCCTCCGACCTTGCCGCGCTGATGGACGAGGCAGCCGGAGAAGGAATCGACCTCGGCGCGCTGGCGCGCATCGACATGAGCGACCGGCTGGCCGGCTGGTGGCAGTTGACGCAGACCTTCCTGTCCATCGTAACCGAACACTGGCCGGGCGAACTCGCCGCGCTCCAACTGGCCGACGCCGCGGCCCTGCGGCTTGAGCTCGCGCGGCGGGAGGCGGCGCGCTACCGCGCCGAAGGCAGCAAGGACCCGGTCCTGGTGGCCGGCGCCGTCACCAGTGTCGGCGCGACGCTGGACCTCATGAAGGCGATCGCCGGCCTGCCCAACGGGGCCGTCGTGCTGCCCGGGCTGGACAAGCGGCTCGACGACGATGCCTTCCAGCGGGTGCGCCGCGCCCATGAAGCCGCGGCGGCGGGCCACCCGCAATACACGCTGGCGCGCATGCTGGATGGCCTTGGCCTGGCCCGCGCCGACGTCCGCGAGATAGACGGCCCCGTTGCACCGGCTCTGCGCGCGCGGGAAACCATTTTCTCCGAAGCGATGCGGCCTGCCGAGACGACGGAGCGCTGGCACGCCGCCGCCCTGGATGTCCCGGCCGGGTTGGATGGCGTCAGCCTGATCGAGGCGGCGGACGAAGCGGAAGAGGCCCTGGCCATCGCCATCGCCATGCGCGAGGCCCTGTCGCAGCCCGGCAGCCGCGTCGCGCTGGCAACGCCGGACCGGGCGCTCGGCCGCCGTGTCTGCGCCGAACTGGAGCGTTTCGGCATATCGGCCAACGATTCCGCCGGGCGTCCGCTGGCCGCGACGCCGCCGGGCGAACTCGTCCGGCTGGCACTGCAGGCCGCGCTGGCGCCCGGCGATCCCGTGGTGCTTCTGTCTTTGATCAAGCATCCGCTGACCCGCCTGGGGATGGCGCCGGCCGATGTTCGGCGCGGCGCCCGTGCGGTCGAGATCGTGGCGCTGCGCGGCGGCACCGGGGTTGCCGATGCCGGCGGCCTGGCAGCCCTGTACGACAGGCGCCGCCGGCAACGGGCGGACGATCCGCGCGTGGCGCGCGCCGTGGAGCTTCTGCCCAAGGCAGACCTTGCACTTGGCGCCTCGGTTGCCGAGGCGCTGGAACTGGCCCTGGCGCCGCTGACGGCCCTGCGCGGCGAGACCGCGCTGGAACTGGCCCCGCAGGCGATGCAACTGACCCTGGCGCTGGAGGCTCTTGCCGCCGACCCCGAAGGCACGCCCGCCGCCCTCTATGCCGAGGAAGCCGGGCAGGTCCTTGCCGCATGGCTGCGCGAAACCGTCTCGGCGCCGGCAACGGATTTCGCCTTCGCCCCGGCGGAGCTTCCCGATGTCGTCACGGCCTTGATGGCCGACCGACGCGTCGCCCCGCGCGGTGGCCTGTCGCATCGCGCCTTTGTCTGGGGCACCCTGGAAGCGCGCCTGCAAAGCGTGGATACGCTGATCCTCGGCGGTCTCGACGAGGGAACCTGGCCACAGGGCGCGCGCGCCGACGCCTTCCTGTCCCGGCTGATGCGCACCGAGATCCTGCTCGATCCACCCGAGCGCCGGATCGGCCTCGCCGCGCACGACCTCTGGATGTCGATCGGCAACAGGCGGCTGATCCTGACGCGGGCCGAGCGCCGGGGCGGCGCGCCATCCATCGCCTCGCGCTGGATGCAGCGGCTTGCGGCGGTGGCCGGCCCGGACGCCACGGCCCGGCTGCGGCAGCGGGGTGCTGCGTATATCGCCGAGGCCCGTCTGCTTGACGCGGGCCCCGAATTGCCGCGCCACCCCCGCCCCGAGCCGCGCCCCCCCGTCGAGTTCCGCCCCGACCGCATCTCGGTGACCGAGGTGGAGCGCCTGGTGCGCGACCCCTATGCCGTCTATGCGCGGCGCATCCTGAAGCTGGAGCCGTTCGAGCCGTTGATACGGGCGCCCGGCGCCACTGAGCGCGGAACGCTGTTCCACGATATCCTGGCCGACGTCGTGTCGGAGGGGCTGGATCTGGCGGCCCCCGACACCTTGTCCGCGCTGCTGGACATCGCGCGGCGCCGCTTCGCTGCGGCGGATCTGCCGCCGGAGATCGAGGCCGTATGGTGGCCGCGCATGGAAGGGCTGGCGCGGCGCTATCTGGCCTGGGAGCATGAAAGGAGCCCCCGCATCCGCGCCCGAAGGGCAGAGCTTGGCGGCCGGCTCGACCTTGCCGAGATCGGGTTGACGCTGACGGGCTATGCCGACCGCATCGACATGACGGTCGATGGCGGCGCGGAGATCATCGACTTCAAGACCGGGCTTTCTCCGTCGATCAGGCAGGCGCGCACGCTGCTGGCACCGCAATTGCCGCTGGAGGGGGCGATGTTGAAGCTCGGCGCCTTCGACGGCCTGCCCGCCGGCACGCCCATCGCCGGCCTGAGCTACGTGCGGCTTCGCGAGCGGGACTTCGTCGAAGAGGCACTGGCGACACCGGGCAGCGCGAAAGGCGAGGCCATCACCGTGGACGGGTTGGCCGATGCCGCCCTGGCGCGGCTGCGGGCCCTCGGCGCCGCCTATCGCAACCCCGCCAAGGGCTATCTGTCGCGTGCGCGCCCGTTCATCGCCGCCGACATGTCGGGCGATTACGACCAGCTTGCCCGCTCGCGCGAATGGGCGATGGCCGAGGAAGGAAGCGAGGAACAGGAATGAGCGGTCTTTCCGTTTCCGCCGCCACGGTCCACGCGCAGGAGCGCGCCTCCGATCCGTCCCTGTCGGTCTTCGTGGCGGCCAATGCCGGCTCCGGCAAGACGCACGTCCTGACGATGCGGGTGGTGCGGCTGCTCCTGGCCGGCGTCAGCCCCGGCCGTATCCTGTGCCTTACCTATACGAAGGCGGCGGCGGCGGAGATGCAGGCCCGCGTCTTCACCACCCTGTCGCGCTGGACGCGTGCCGATGACGACACCCTCGGCAAGGAGCTGGCCACCCTGCGCGGCGGCACGCCGGGCGATATCCCGGCCGCGCGCCGCCTGTTCGCCACCGCGCTGGAGACGCCGGGTGGCCTGAAGATCCAGACCATTCACGCCTTCTGCGAAGCCATCCTGCACCAGTTTCCGCTCGAGGCGAACGTACCCGGCCATTTCCAGGTGATGGACGATGGTGAAAGCGCACTGCTGCTGGCCGAGGCGCGCCGCCTCCTGGTCGTGCTGGCCAGGTTGGACGGCGGCACCGGGGCGGACCCGGCGCTGGCGGAGGCCTTCGCCGAGGCGCTCGAGCTTGCGGGGGAAGCCGGCCTCGACGGGTTGATCAATGCGTGCATCGCCCGCCGCGACCGCATCGGCGCCTTCATCGAGGGCAATGGCGGTCCGGAGAATGCCGTCCGGGTGCTGAAACAGGCGCTGGGCGTCGGCGACACCGATCCCCTCTCTGGCATCGTCGATCCGCCCGGTTTCGATGCCGCATTCTGCCGACAGCTCGGCGTCGTAGCGGCGCAGGCCGGCGGCTCCACGAACGACAAGCTCTGCGAGAAGCTGGCGCGCCTCGCGGCCTCGCAAACTGCGCAGGAGCGATATGGCGTCCTTCGCTCGCTGGTGTTCACAGCCAAGGGCGATCGCTTCAAGCTGGGCAGTGTCGCCACCAAGGCCGTCGTGGCAGCCGTGCCGGAGCTCGAGGCCCGGCTCGGGATGCTGGGCGACTTCCTCGACGGCTGCGCCGAACGCCTCGCCAGCGAGCGGCTGTTCCGTGCCAGCCGCGCGGCCCTCGTGATCGCCAACCGGCTGGAGCGCGATTATCGCGCCCTGAAGCAGCGGCGCGGCAAGCTGGATTTCGAGGATCTGATCGTGCGCACAGCAGATCTTCTGCTGCGGCGCGAGGCCTCGGCCTGGGTGCACTACAAGCTCGACAAGGGGATCGACCATGTGCTCGTCGACGAGGCGCAGGATACGAGCCTGCGCCAGTGGCAGGTGGTGCGGGCGCTGGTCGACGAATTCTTCCACGGTGCCGGCGAGTCGCGGCGGCGCACCGTCTTCGCGGTCGGCGACGAAAAGCAGTCGATCTATTCGTTCCAGGGTGCGTCCCCCGCGATGTTCGCGCAGGAGCGACGGCGGCTGGAGCAACTGGCCGCACGATCGGGCCAGCCCTTCCATCGCGTCGGGTTGCACCAGTCGTTCCGCTCCGCGGCCGAAATCCTGTCCGCGGTCGACAGGATCTTCGCCGACGAAACGCGCCGTCGCGGCCTGTCCAGCGAGGGCGAGGCGCCGGTGCATGAATCCGCGCGTGCCGCCCAGGCGGGCCTTGTCGAGGTGTGGCCCACCGTCAGGCCGCTTCCCGCCAGCGAAACCGACGACGATTGGCTGCGGCCCATCGACCATCAGCCGATGGATGCGCCCATTCATCGCCTGGCCCGACGGATCGCCGGGCAGATCGAGGAATGGGTTGGCACACCCGTCGAGGTGAAGGGCGTGACCCGCCCGCTGGATGCGGGAGACGTCATCATACTGGTGCGCAAGCGCTCGGCCTTCGTGTCCGCCATGGGCGCCGCCATCCGGGCGCTGGGCAACCCGGCCATACGCGTCGCCGGGGCCGACCGGCTCACCATCACCGACCATCTCGCCGTGCAGGATCTGATGGCCATCGGCCGCACCGTCGCCAACGCCGAGGACGAGCTGTCGCTGGCCGAGGCGTTGAAAAGCCCGATCTTCGGTTTCAGCGACGCCGACCTGATGGCGCTTGCCTTGTCGCGCGGCAATGCAGGCCGGCCGCAATCCCTCTATCTGGCCCTGCGCCGGCTGGCGGGCGGGCTCGATCCTGCCCGTCTGCAACCGTTCGGCGTCGATGCGGATGCACTGGCCGAACGTGCCAAAAGCGCCTTCGAGCGCCTGGAATCGCTGCGCGACCGGGCCGGCTATACCGGCGTCTACGGCTTCTATGCGCGCCTTCTCGGCCCCGAGGGCGGCCGGGCTGCCCTGTCCG
This genomic window from Aureimonas sp. OT7 contains:
- the addA gene encoding double-strand break repair helicase AddA, coding for MSGLSVSAATVHAQERASDPSLSVFVAANAGSGKTHVLTMRVVRLLLAGVSPGRILCLTYTKAAAAEMQARVFTTLSRWTRADDDTLGKELATLRGGTPGDIPAARRLFATALETPGGLKIQTIHAFCEAILHQFPLEANVPGHFQVMDDGESALLLAEARRLLVVLARLDGGTGADPALAEAFAEALELAGEAGLDGLINACIARRDRIGAFIEGNGGPENAVRVLKQALGVGDTDPLSGIVDPPGFDAAFCRQLGVVAAQAGGSTNDKLCEKLARLAASQTAQERYGVLRSLVFTAKGDRFKLGSVATKAVVAAVPELEARLGMLGDFLDGCAERLASERLFRASRAALVIANRLERDYRALKQRRGKLDFEDLIVRTADLLLRREASAWVHYKLDKGIDHVLVDEAQDTSLRQWQVVRALVDEFFHGAGESRRRTVFAVGDEKQSIYSFQGASPAMFAQERRRLEQLAARSGQPFHRVGLHQSFRSAAEILSAVDRIFADETRRRGLSSEGEAPVHESARAAQAGLVEVWPTVRPLPASETDDDWLRPIDHQPMDAPIHRLARRIAGQIEEWVGTPVEVKGVTRPLDAGDVIILVRKRSAFVSAMGAAIRALGNPAIRVAGADRLTITDHLAVQDLMAIGRTVANAEDELSLAEALKSPIFGFSDADLMALALSRGNAGRPQSLYLALRRLAGGLDPARLQPFGVDADALAERAKSAFERLESLRDRAGYTGVYGFYARLLGPEGGRAALSARLGRDTGEVLDAFLDLALTAEQDGRAGLDAFLADLAASPPVVRREMTPLKGEVRIMTVHAAKGLEAPAVFLVDPGSEPFTTSHAARLIEWEGMPGQPSESQPGFLWCPDRSCRNAEIERLAALERARAEDEYRRLLYVGLTRAADRLVVCGYSGVREPSAESWSAHVRDSLGDAAEAILDPSGAVVAWRIGAPPQGRMADVAVSAPAHPTAMDLSPLPAEEIGPRPLTPSTAGGQTIERFEGPAWRSPVLDGPADPATALLRGQLAHRLLQVLPDLADDARTEAARSYVARSAPAWPAEEREKLIEEVNAVLREPAFAPIFAPASRAEVAIAGTVELDGRRLPVNGLIDRLAVEADRVLLVDYKTNRPVPRDAAAIPQAHRRQMALYAALLAPLFPDRRIEAALLYTEGPVLHRLDPEALSLGPPA
- the addB gene encoding double-strand break repair protein AddB, which codes for MRVFSIPPRLPFLPTLAKEILGGRIVPGMAAGTGDPLALAALTIYVPTRRAGQTLAAALAAELGGVSAILPRIRTLGEEDEAAGFRPDGPSTLLPAMEPLHRRLLLARLIRYWKTQLAGASLDVLGEEELVLPASAADAVWMASDLAALMDEAAGEGIDLGALARIDMSDRLAGWWQLTQTFLSIVTEHWPGELAALQLADAAALRLELARREAARYRAEGSKDPVLVAGAVTSVGATLDLMKAIAGLPNGAVVLPGLDKRLDDDAFQRVRRAHEAAAAGHPQYTLARMLDGLGLARADVREIDGPVAPALRARETIFSEAMRPAETTERWHAAALDVPAGLDGVSLIEAADEAEEALAIAIAMREALSQPGSRVALATPDRALGRRVCAELERFGISANDSAGRPLAATPPGELVRLALQAALAPGDPVVLLSLIKHPLTRLGMAPADVRRGARAVEIVALRGGTGVADAGGLAALYDRRRRQRADDPRVARAVELLPKADLALGASVAEALELALAPLTALRGETALELAPQAMQLTLALEALAADPEGTPAALYAEEAGQVLAAWLRETVSAPATDFAFAPAELPDVVTALMADRRVAPRGGLSHRAFVWGTLEARLQSVDTLILGGLDEGTWPQGARADAFLSRLMRTEILLDPPERRIGLAAHDLWMSIGNRRLILTRAERRGGAPSIASRWMQRLAAVAGPDATARLRQRGAAYIAEARLLDAGPELPRHPRPEPRPPVEFRPDRISVTEVERLVRDPYAVYARRILKLEPFEPLIRAPGATERGTLFHDILADVVSEGLDLAAPDTLSALLDIARRRFAAADLPPEIEAVWWPRMEGLARRYLAWEHERSPRIRARRAELGGRLDLAEIGLTLTGYADRIDMTVDGGAEIIDFKTGLSPSIRQARTLLAPQLPLEGAMLKLGAFDGLPAGTPIAGLSYVRLRERDFVEEALATPGSAKGEAITVDGLADAALARLRALGAAYRNPAKGYLSRARPFIAADMSGDYDQLARSREWAMAEEGSEEQE
- the tsaE gene encoding tRNA (adenosine(37)-N6)-threonylcarbamoyltransferase complex ATPase subunit type 1 TsaE, whose amino-acid sequence is MVTVDPGLIVHLPDEAAAHAFAQDLAAILRTGDVVAMTGDLGAGKTTLARALIRQLAGEPDLEVPSPTYTLTQTYETAPKVTHFDLYRLADDSELDELGFEEAAETGIVLVEWPERARQVLEEANLTIALRIAPDGGRDATLSPTPELALRLARSLAIRQFLVDAGFDGAHRMPFPADASMRRYERATHDGRSMVLMDAPAQPPGPAIRDGRAYTEIAHIARDVRPFVAIAEELTARGFTAPRILAADVPAGLVLLSDLGVEGIVTPDGVPIPARYEASARALALLHAEDFTGPIETRHGFAWAIPPFDRPALAIEVELLADWYWPRQHGEPIPDAKRDAFRAAWSATFDALEGARRGLVMRDFHSPNILWQAAEDGPRRIGLLDFQDAMIGPVAYDLASLAQDARVDMPLELEEAVSAAYLEEALAIDPAFDAEMHAAQYAIMAAQRATKLLGLFVRLHERDGKPQYLRHIPRIQTYLNRSLAHPANARLKAIYDDWGVTGAWRTTDET
- a CDS encoding nucleotidyltransferase family protein; this translates as MTRQTMHRPKTAMILAAGIGKRMRPITATIPKPLVEVGGKALIDYGIEALLRNGVDHLVVNVHYLPDLVRAHMRKRRDVRVDISDESDALLESGGGIAKALPLLGPDPFYVINSDTFWVEGYRDNLDLMAAMWDDRTMDVLLLIADMKRATGYDGRGDFVMDVEGRLTRVDERDMSPFIYAGAAIIHPRAFDGFGTERYSLNRVFDRAIENRRLFGVRLDGLWLTVGTPDAIGAAERVLVASAA
- a CDS encoding ATP-binding protein — protein: MQGETQAGQLAGSASPEMILALAVAALFLAGALLIAVWHMRQRARLMADADRLRGELADAHGLADIRAGIIAATDQRIVAFAGRDTPEVLGSLPREYEAPREAAAFLSFRDWMPAYDAMALEREIDRLRASAESFRREVELANGRPLEVAGRTVGALAVVRFTPLSGMREELATLRIERQRTTATIETMQSLFDAAPMPMWLRARSGVLVWVNTAFARSVEADSVDETVDRQVEFFNAQDRAAIAQSVAGTGVFRGGLTAVVEGDRRNFDVIEAAGPLGSAGLASDVSAVEAVRRELKATLRSHSETLDHLTTAVARFDAKTLLTYYNAEFQKLFDLSESYLDGKPDHVAIMDQLRTRGIMPEDRPLRDLKDEILAAYRATRPTDALWHLADGRTLRVFASPEPQGGATWVFEDLTEKFQLESRLNSLVRLQGETLDYLKEAVAVFGQDGRLRLSNPTFAEMWGLSRDFLAAKPHIRSFAKATPFPLRKGVAGSPSWELFANAVTAFDEGARLTESGEFELEDGRTQSYGIVPLPNGQTMLTFSDVSVARQAARMLRERNEALEEADRLKNDFVQHVSYELRSPLTNIIGFSALLRSLDTGPLTERQSEYLDYIITSTRALMTIVNDILDLASIDAGTLQLDLSDVDIARTVEQAIEAVEDRTRQGDIEIETDLAAGSTFRADGKRVVQILFNLLSNAVNFSPAGGVVRLTVRRDGTDTLFSVTDEGPGMSPETVTKAFERFEQNAAGARKSGAGLGLSIVKSFVELHQGEVEITSSAGSGTVVTCRFPKLHEAAH